One genomic region from Reichenbachiella ulvae encodes:
- a CDS encoding cbb3-type cytochrome c oxidase N-terminal domain-containing protein → MKIFNSIYIKSLLAFVLLITGTLPSQAQDTGMSISSDDVTLIALGLILLIVILVLVVAIFLLKLIQTLLDKELEAKGIIPEAEPSWWQKLDRNLTNAVPLEEEESIELDHDYDGIKELDNHLPPWWKWLFYLSIVFAVYYMIDYHVLESSPLSAEEYEIAMKEAEEAKASSAGEEESIDESNIVFNDDPELLAKGKTIYVRNCVACHKENGEGGIGPNLADKYWLHGGSIQDTYNTISNGVVEKGMIAWKEVLSPSNINAVNSYIYTLRGTNPANPKAPQGEVYEAETKNTEESESVESDSTALAE, encoded by the coding sequence TCCTTGCTGGCCTTTGTGCTGCTGATCACGGGCACTTTGCCCTCTCAGGCACAAGATACTGGCATGAGCATATCCTCGGATGACGTTACGCTAATAGCCCTCGGACTGATACTACTGATCGTAATATTAGTCTTGGTTGTAGCTATTTTCCTTCTGAAACTCATTCAGACACTACTCGACAAAGAGTTGGAAGCCAAAGGCATAATCCCCGAGGCTGAGCCAAGCTGGTGGCAAAAGCTGGACAGAAATCTGACCAATGCTGTTCCACTAGAAGAGGAAGAAAGTATCGAGTTGGATCACGACTATGATGGTATCAAAGAATTGGATAACCACCTCCCACCCTGGTGGAAATGGTTGTTCTATCTCAGTATCGTTTTTGCCGTGTATTACATGATCGATTACCACGTGCTTGAATCCAGCCCTTTATCAGCAGAAGAATATGAAATCGCTATGAAGGAAGCCGAAGAAGCCAAAGCTTCATCAGCTGGTGAAGAAGAGTCCATCGACGAATCTAACATTGTTTTCAACGATGACCCTGAGCTTCTAGCCAAAGGAAAGACAATCTATGTACGAAACTGTGTAGCTTGTCACAAAGAAAATGGTGAAGGAGGAATAGGTCCTAACCTGGCAGACAAATATTGGCTGCACGGCGGTAGTATTCAAGACACCTACAATACAATCTCGAATGGTGTGGTAGAAAAGGGCATGATCGCCTGGAAAGAGGTACTTTCTCCTTCCAATATCAATGCCGTTAACTCCTACATCTATACACTGAGAGGCACTAACCCTGCCAATCCAAAGGCTCCACAAGGAGAAGTGTATGAAGCTGAAACAAAAAACACTGAAGAATCCGAAAGCGTAGAAAGCGATAGCACAGCATTAGCTGAATAG